ACCAAATAGAGGAGACATCAATAAAGTAAATGATAGTCTAGAAAAATATTACGACTACAAACCAAATATTCATAGTGCGCAAGGAGATCTTTCACTTTGAATAAATCAGCACTCATAATCCCCTTACTAGCATTTGTTATGCTACTGCCGGTAAGTACATTCGGTCGTGCTCATGCTTCAACCAATAATTCTGCAAATACGTCCTCTTTTAACCTGAGTTCTCAAAAATGGAAAAATCGCGTACTACTAGTGTTTGCTCCCTCTAGTAGCAATCCTGCTTATCAAAAGCAGATGCAACTGTTTGACAAGTATAAATCAAGTTTTCGTGAGCGGGATTTAGTTCTTGTTCAAGTTGTTGCAAACGGCAAGAGCTTTGCTAACACAGAGCAAATAGATCCGGCGGCGGCAGCTAGGTTGCGCGATCGCCTAAAAGTCAGTAACCAAGATTTTTGTGTTGTCTTGGTGGGTAAAGACGGTGGTGTCAAGCGTCGTGATACAACTCCTATCCAAGCAAAAGCTATTTTTAACGAAATTGATGCCATGCCCATGCGAAGACAGGAAATGCGAGAACGAGGCAGTTAACAATTCAAAAATAAACTAATGTCCCGCTCCTTTGAGCTGTTCGTAACATTACTTGGTTAAGAAGAACGCAGAACACAGAAAATCCCCACGGTTTCCATTCGTGGGGATTTTACAACGAAACATTTTTGCTTCCACTAATCAATTCGGGAGGCAGTGCGGTTTTAGGCTCTAGCCGGGGAGTTATTTCTTCGGTCATATTTAAATTTGACGCAAATATTTTAGATACTAAAGTTTTTACCAGAAACAGAAGAGACATTAACAAAGTCGATGATACGGTAGAACAAATATTCACACCTAGAAATTTAACGTCAGATGTTTCCAGTGTTTGTACGTCGTTTTTGGCTTTCGTTTGGAGTGGTTATTCTGCTTTCGTTTATGTTGCTTCCAGTCAAAGCACAACAACCATCTCTAACCCCTTTATCTCCAAGCATCACACAAGTCTCCTCACAGCAACTTGAGCAACAAATTCATCAAACTTCACCGCTTGCAGATAGCATGATGAAAGTAAGCGCTGTTGTCACTACGGGGCAGCCCAATACTTCATTATTTCAACAGCAGTTACAAAATCTCGATATTTCAGCCGCTCAAGGTAGGGTTGGTATTGGAGTTTTGGATCTTAATAACGGTCAAACCTGGTTTCTCAATGGTAAGCAGCGCTTTCCCATGCAAAGCGTGTATAAGCTTCCTTCTGCCATAGCCGTGTTAAAACAAGTAGACGAGGGCAAGATTTCGCTCAGGCAATTAGTCACGATTATGCGTCGGGATCTTGCTCCTGGATGGAGTCCTATCATCAAAGAATTCAGAGGTGATAGAGTACAGTTGCCACTGCGAAACGTTCTAGAACGCTCTGTGGGAATAAGTGACAACACTGCAGCTGACGCTTTGGTGCGATTGCTTGGTGGAACAAAGCAAGTGAATGCTATTTTACGCAAGCTGCAAATTCGCAACATCAGCGTTGATCGATTAGAACAGCAGCTACAGCCCCAAAGTGTGGGACTGAAAAACTTTCAACCTGAATTAGCTGACGAACAAAAATACAAGGAAGCTGTGGAAAATATTCCAGATCGCGAGAAGAAAGCTGCTCTGGAAAACTACCTTCGCGATTCACGGGATACCGCTACTCCTGAAGCTATGGTTGATCTTTTGGCAAGGTTACGCTCGAATCAGTTATTGTCCGAGAACTCTACCGCTTTGTTGCTAAAGATAATGACCGATTCTCCAACGGGACAGAAGCGGCTAAAAGCAGGGCTACCCAATAATTGGTCGATCGCACACAAGACTGGTACGGGTGCAGATGTTCTCGGGATAAATACTGCAACAAATGACGTTGGGATTGTTAGTTCACCAGATGGGAAGCGTGTGGCGATCGCCGTATTCATCGCCGGATCAAAAGCTCCTGAGGAAGT
This portion of the Brasilonema sennae CENA114 genome encodes:
- a CDS encoding DUF4174 domain-containing protein encodes the protein MLLPVSTFGRAHASTNNSANTSSFNLSSQKWKNRVLLVFAPSSSNPAYQKQMQLFDKYKSSFRERDLVLVQVVANGKSFANTEQIDPAAAARLRDRLKVSNQDFCVVLVGKDGGVKRRDTTPIQAKAIFNEIDAMPMRRQEMRERGS
- the bla gene encoding class A beta-lactamase, producing the protein MFPVFVRRFWLSFGVVILLSFMLLPVKAQQPSLTPLSPSITQVSSQQLEQQIHQTSPLADSMMKVSAVVTTGQPNTSLFQQQLQNLDISAAQGRVGIGVLDLNNGQTWFLNGKQRFPMQSVYKLPSAIAVLKQVDEGKISLRQLVTIMRRDLAPGWSPIIKEFRGDRVQLPLRNVLERSVGISDNTAADALVRLLGGTKQVNAILRKLQIRNISVDRLEQQLQPQSVGLKNFQPELADEQKYKEAVENIPDREKKAALENYLRDSRDTATPEAMVDLLARLRSNQLLSENSTALLLKIMTDSPTGQKRLKAGLPNNWSIAHKTGTGADVLGINTATNDVGIVSSPDGKRVAIAVFIAGSKAPEEVREKVMSDIASAVVKAIQ